TTCCAGCACGGTAGAACGTTTAGCTTCCGTGGGATGGGCGGTGAGAACTGGTTCGACAGACGTCTGACGAATCCCTTCAGCAATTTGCGCTTCCGTAAAACCCCGTTTTTTAAGGCGGGCAATATGATTCGCCCATAAGCCGGATTCACTGGCCAAACCGAGCACACTTTCACGCTGTCGCCGGATCTGGGCGGAGGCATTTTCCTCGACCATATTAAGAATCTGGAAAAAGATGGAATAAATCTGTCCCAGCCGTTTCGGCAATCTACCGATTTGATCCGGAGTGTACCGGTTAGGCTTCTGGTCCGGATAAGGAATGTGTTCTGCCAACTCGCTGTCCTCGATTTCGACCATCACTTCTTTGAGACATTGTAGGAGGAAATCCAAATCACGGCTGATTTTATCAAAGCCGCTGGACAGATAATTATTTTCTTCAGGGGTATTTAGCATTAAATAAAAGCCTTCTTAAAGCTCCGCTAAAAAAGCATGCATCCCGCTCTCTGACAAGGGGTTTTTTTGATTTTTTCATCCTTTTCCATGACATAAAGAAGCATTGATTTAATCATCTTAATCTATTAGGGTTAAAAAATGTCTCTCGCAGAAATTTCTAAACCCGAAATACGGAATATTCATAATGTCAGAGTGCGTTCGATCGAAAAGGTCTCCGCACCCGAAACCCTCGCCCGTGAAATCCCTCTGACTGAAAAATGCCTTGCGACAGTCACTGAGGGCCGCGAAACAATCGCCCGGATCATGCATAAGGAAGCCCCCCGGCTGCTGGTTATTATCGGGCCTTGCTCCATCCATGATGTTAAAAGTGCCCTCGAGTATGCCGGACACTTGAGTAAACTCCGCAATCAAGTCGCTCTCAAAGCCGAAATCGTCATGCGCGTTTATTTTGAAAAGCCCCGGACCACCACCGGCTGGAAAGGGCTGATTAATGATCCTGACCTCGATGACTCATGTAATATTGAAAAAGGCCTGCGCACTGCACGCAAATTGCTCAAAGACATTACCGAAATGGGTTTGCCCGTCGCGACAGAATTCCTTGATTCCATCAGCCCGCAATACCTAGGCGATTTTGTCAGCTGGGCGGCTATCGGTGCCCGCACGACTGAAAGCCAGTCCCACCGTGAAATGGCCAGCGGACTATCGATGCCGGTTGGTTATAAAAATAGCACGGATGGCTCCCTACAGGTCGCCCTTGATGCCATGAAAGCCTCCCTCCAACCCCACAGTTTCCTCGGAGTGAATGATCAAGGGCTCATTAGCCTGATCCGCACAAAGGGTAATGAACTCACCCACCCGATCCTGCGCGGGGGCTCACGTGGAGAAAATTACGCACCAGAGCACGTTCAAGAAACAAAAGCCAAACTTAAAAAGCTCGGCCTTCCTGAAGCGATCATGATTGATTGCAGCCACGGGAACTCGAATAAACTGCCTGAACGCCAGGAACTCGTCTGGAAATCCATCCTCGACCAGAGGGCTGCGGGGGAATCCTCCATCATCGGAGCCATGCTCGAGAGCAATTTGCACCACGGAAACCAATCGATCCCGAAAAATCTCAACGACCTGCAATACGGTGTCTCCATCACGGATGCCTGTATCTCTTGGGAAAAGACCGAGGAACTCTTTTCGTCCATGTAATCAATACCCCGCCGAGCTCGATTTCCTCCTCTAAAAGGGATATGGGTCTATCTATCCTATAGTGCACGGAGGCATGTCCCGGGGACACGAAGCCACAGTCTTGGCTTGCGGACTCCCAAATAAATCCGCGTTAATCTGTGCCCATCTGTGGTTGAAAATAAACCGTCTCTTCTCTCTTCGG
The Verrucomicrobiota bacterium DNA segment above includes these coding regions:
- a CDS encoding 3-deoxy-7-phosphoheptulonate synthase, yielding MSLAEISKPEIRNIHNVRVRSIEKVSAPETLAREIPLTEKCLATVTEGRETIARIMHKEAPRLLVIIGPCSIHDVKSALEYAGHLSKLRNQVALKAEIVMRVYFEKPRTTTGWKGLINDPDLDDSCNIEKGLRTARKLLKDITEMGLPVATEFLDSISPQYLGDFVSWAAIGARTTESQSHREMASGLSMPVGYKNSTDGSLQVALDAMKASLQPHSFLGVNDQGLISLIRTKGNELTHPILRGGSRGENYAPEHVQETKAKLKKLGLPEAIMIDCSHGNSNKLPERQELVWKSILDQRAAGESSIIGAMLESNLHHGNQSIPKNLNDLQYGVSITDACISWEKTEELFSSM